A region of Jonquetella anthropi DSM 22815 DNA encodes the following proteins:
- a CDS encoding YdcF family protein, with protein sequence MSFPCAGQEFLSSALLFAASPLGLLLWGTALWLLLGRRKRWLAAGLLVFLAACTPLGGKWALRAVESLCSPRSDQKPASVLVLSGGAVFDGVRFTASPASVRRLRFALQQTNGGPILLSGIESPLLLSWLSERKDLREVLIERSSRTTEENFRFSAPILRKMSGPTALVTDKFHMARAALWARFYAPDVQFVFAPVPSYAPPVRLPFDLLPSSKGLDYTTMALREALALLRDRLFIAFHRS encoded by the coding sequence ATGAGTTTCCCCTGCGCCGGACAGGAATTCCTCAGCAGCGCCCTGCTGTTCGCCGCCTCCCCGCTGGGACTACTGCTCTGGGGGACAGCGCTCTGGCTCCTTTTGGGCCGCCGAAAGCGGTGGCTTGCCGCCGGGCTGCTCGTCTTCCTCGCGGCCTGCACGCCCCTCGGCGGGAAGTGGGCCCTTCGGGCTGTGGAATCCTTATGCTCTCCCCGGTCTGACCAGAAGCCGGCTTCCGTTCTGGTGCTTTCCGGCGGCGCCGTCTTCGACGGCGTGAGGTTCACCGCGTCCCCCGCGTCAGTCCGCCGGCTTCGCTTCGCCCTTCAGCAGACCAACGGCGGGCCGATTCTCCTGTCGGGCATCGAGTCGCCGCTTCTGCTGTCGTGGCTCAGCGAGCGAAAGGACCTTCGGGAAGTTTTAATCGAGCGGTCGTCCCGGACGACCGAGGAGAACTTCCGCTTCTCCGCGCCGATTCTGCGAAAGATGAGCGGCCCGACGGCCCTTGTGACCGACAAGTTTCACATGGCCCGAGCCGCCCTGTGGGCCCGGTTTTACGCGCCGGACGTCCAGTTCGTCTTCGCGCCGGTGCCAAGCTACGCGCCGCCGGTCAGACTGCCGTTTGACCTGCTGCCGTCGTCCAAGGGGCTGGACTACACGACGATGGCGCTTCGCGAGGCGCTGGCCCTGCTTCGGGACCGGCTCTTCATCGCGTTCCACCGGTCATAA
- a CDS encoding spore maturation protein: protein MFVRGVNLISLYAIPFILLVVIAYGVCKKVRVYEVFTEGAKEGFNTAVRIIPFLTAMLVAIGVFRASGAMGYFAKLVSPLTNLIGMPAEALPMALMRPLSGGGADGIMNELFKVHGPDSFIGRLVSVMAGSTDTTFYVLAVYFGAVGIKKSRHALPAGLIADLCGMLAALAVCRLVFAS from the coding sequence GTGTTCGTCCGCGGGGTCAACCTCATCTCCCTGTACGCTATCCCGTTCATTCTCTTGGTCGTCATCGCCTACGGCGTCTGCAAAAAAGTGCGGGTCTACGAGGTTTTCACCGAAGGCGCCAAAGAGGGCTTCAACACGGCTGTGCGGATTATCCCGTTTTTGACAGCCATGCTCGTCGCCATCGGCGTGTTTCGTGCCTCCGGCGCCATGGGGTACTTTGCCAAACTCGTCTCGCCCCTGACGAATCTGATCGGCATGCCGGCCGAAGCCCTGCCGATGGCGCTCATGCGCCCGCTGTCGGGCGGCGGCGCCGACGGAATCATGAACGAGCTGTTCAAAGTGCACGGCCCGGACTCGTTCATCGGCCGGCTCGTCTCCGTCATGGCCGGTTCCACTGACACGACGTTCTACGTGCTGGCGGTGTACTTCGGCGCCGTCGGCATCAAAAAGAGCCGCCACGCCCTGCCGGCCGGCCTGATCGCCGACCTGTGCGGCATGCTGGCCGCTCTGGCGGTCTGCCGGCTCGTGTTCGCCTCATGA
- a CDS encoding nucleoside recognition domain-containing protein: MINWIWAGMFIIGIVTAMLTGNVQAVTDAAINSANTAVELSLGLIGVMTLWLGVMKVAEVSGLIRKAARCLRPLLVRLFPDVPPDHPAMGSILMNLAANVFGLGNAATPFGIKAMQDLQTLNGTDDTATDAMCMFLAINTSSVTLIPATTIAYRVAAGSANATEIIGPTIVATAVSTAAGIIAAKLLARTRKYRSTCPALRISEGRE, encoded by the coding sequence GTGATTAACTGGATATGGGCCGGCATGTTTATCATCGGCATCGTCACGGCCATGCTGACAGGGAACGTTCAGGCCGTGACCGACGCGGCCATCAACAGCGCCAACACGGCGGTCGAACTTTCGCTGGGCCTCATCGGGGTCATGACCCTCTGGCTCGGCGTGATGAAGGTCGCCGAAGTCTCCGGCCTGATCCGAAAGGCCGCCCGGTGTCTTCGCCCCTTGCTGGTCCGCCTGTTCCCCGACGTGCCGCCGGATCACCCGGCCATGGGGTCAATTCTGATGAACCTCGCGGCCAACGTCTTCGGGCTGGGCAACGCCGCGACACCGTTCGGCATCAAGGCCATGCAGGACCTGCAGACGTTGAACGGTACCGACGACACGGCGACAGACGCCATGTGCATGTTTTTGGCCATCAACACGTCCAGCGTGACGCTTATTCCGGCCACGACCATCGCGTACCGGGTCGCCGCCGGCTCAGCCAACGCAACTGAAATCATCGGCCCGACCATCGTGGCGACCGCCGTTTCGACTGCCGCCGGAATCATCGCGGCCAAACTGCTCGCCCGGACGCGAAAATACCGCTCCACCTGCCCGGCGCTTCGGATCAGCGAGGGGAGGGAATAG
- a CDS encoding cob(I)yrinic acid a,c-diamide adenosyltransferase → MVWITTKTGDGGETSLYDGTRLAKDDPLVCLYGTLDECQAFCGLARASSACGAVKERMKKLEENLFELMGVLAHSGRPMLAIAELEGWTEEAHQVCGNSFEFLLPGESAADAAFHLARTVARRAERLAVPLLRSGVVTKEQFAYINRLSDVIYALLLWERAEAKGRPEERGQRACISSNS, encoded by the coding sequence ATGGTCTGGATCACGACGAAGACCGGCGACGGCGGCGAGACGTCGCTGTACGACGGCACTCGGCTTGCCAAGGACGATCCGCTGGTCTGTTTGTATGGGACGCTGGACGAGTGTCAGGCGTTCTGCGGTTTGGCTCGCGCGTCAAGCGCCTGTGGGGCTGTGAAGGAGCGGATGAAAAAGCTGGAGGAAAACCTTTTCGAGCTGATGGGGGTTCTCGCCCATTCGGGCAGGCCGATGCTGGCGATTGCCGAGCTTGAAGGGTGGACCGAAGAGGCTCATCAAGTCTGCGGAAATTCGTTTGAGTTCCTTCTGCCGGGCGAAAGCGCCGCCGACGCGGCCTTTCACCTAGCGCGGACGGTCGCCCGGCGGGCTGAACGGCTGGCTGTGCCGCTTCTCCGGTCCGGCGTCGTCACAAAGGAGCAGTTCGCCTACATCAACCGGCTGTCGGACGTCATCTACGCCCTTCTTCTGTGGGAGCGGGCGGAGGCGAAGGGCCGGCCGGAAGAGCGGGGACAACGGGCCTGTATTTCGTCAAACAGCTGA
- a CDS encoding replication-associated recombination protein A: protein MTDWETPLAERMRPRSLDEYRGHSSILAPGAPLRRFLEEGDVPSCILYGPPGVGKTALVRLMGRVTGRELLEINAVSAKVSELRDLVDRAADLRRLSGRSAIAFVDELYHFNRSQQDALLPSVERGEVILVGTTTENPRFEINKTLLSRLLVFEIGPLEKEDLVEILKSALTDRERGLGELELSASDDVIEAIAASAGGDGRQALTRLEFLSRAIAVSGRRTIEEDDLTKSLPAAFVRHDRRQDDHYAVISAMIKSIRGSDPDAAVYWLARLIEGGEDVRFIARRLMILAAEDVGLADPQALVVATAGADAADRVGWPEARIILSEVALYLAAAPKSNSAYLAVGKAQDAIRRGDLLAVPSHLINGQPGYQYPHDFPNHWTAQAYLPKPRRFYEPGSMGVESRIAARLAMFWRRFQEKDEKSGEPD, encoded by the coding sequence ATGACTGATTGGGAGACGCCGTTAGCCGAACGAATGAGGCCGCGGAGCTTGGACGAGTACCGCGGTCATAGCTCGATTCTCGCGCCCGGCGCGCCGCTTCGCCGTTTCCTCGAAGAGGGCGACGTGCCGAGCTGTATTCTCTACGGGCCGCCCGGCGTGGGAAAAACCGCGCTGGTCCGCCTGATGGGGCGCGTCACCGGCCGGGAACTTCTGGAGATCAACGCGGTCAGCGCCAAGGTGAGCGAGCTTAGGGATTTGGTGGATCGGGCGGCTGACCTGCGGCGGCTGAGCGGCCGATCGGCTATCGCTTTCGTTGACGAGCTGTACCACTTTAACCGGAGCCAGCAGGACGCTCTGCTCCCGTCGGTGGAGCGGGGCGAGGTGATTTTGGTGGGCACGACCACCGAAAACCCTCGGTTCGAGATCAACAAGACGCTCCTGTCCCGGCTGTTGGTGTTTGAGATCGGCCCGCTGGAGAAAGAGGACCTAGTCGAGATCCTCAAGAGCGCGCTGACCGACCGGGAACGCGGGCTTGGCGAGCTGGAGCTGTCCGCGTCGGATGATGTTATCGAGGCGATCGCGGCCTCTGCGGGCGGGGACGGGCGGCAGGCTTTGACCCGGCTGGAGTTTTTGTCCCGGGCGATCGCCGTTTCGGGCCGTCGGACGATTGAGGAAGACGACCTGACGAAAAGCCTGCCGGCGGCGTTTGTCCGGCACGACCGGCGGCAGGACGACCATTACGCCGTCATCAGCGCGATGATCAAGAGCATTCGCGGCTCGGACCCGGACGCGGCGGTCTACTGGCTGGCCCGGCTGATCGAGGGCGGGGAAGACGTTCGGTTCATCGCCCGGCGGCTGATGATCCTAGCCGCCGAGGACGTCGGGCTGGCGGACCCGCAGGCGCTTGTCGTGGCGACCGCCGGGGCTGACGCGGCCGATCGGGTCGGCTGGCCGGAGGCGCGGATTATCCTGAGCGAAGTAGCGCTGTACTTGGCCGCCGCGCCCAAGAGCAACAGCGCCTATTTGGCAGTCGGCAAGGCGCAGGACGCGATCCGACGGGGGGACTTGCTGGCCGTGCCGTCGCACCTGATCAACGGACAGCCGGGTTACCAGTACCCTCACGACTTCCCCAACCACTGGACGGCTCAGGCGTACCTGCCCAAGCCGCGGCGGTTCTACGAGCCGGGGAGCATGGGCGTCGAGTCCCGGATTGCCGCCAGGCTGGCTATGTTCTGGCGGAGGTTTCAGGAGAAAGACGAAAAGAGCGGCGAGCCGGATTGA
- a CDS encoding 4-hydroxy-tetrahydrodipicolinate reductase: MTGFSYGLVGSTGRMGGEIRKILGPEACVFEASITGQNETGTPKVIFDFSRPEALELTLAACRRFGCALVLGTTGLSDAQRRQAAELAKTAAVVQSANFSLGIAVLSMILADYGPLLSDWDCEIVEAHHKAKKDAPSGTALALKKALGRDAVTHSLRVGGVPGDHICVLASEQEVLTLSHRAIARSVFAAGAVRAGRFAASARPGLYSFIDVLQTERERNS; the protein is encoded by the coding sequence GTGACCGGTTTTTCATACGGCCTCGTCGGCTCAACCGGGCGGATGGGCGGCGAGATCAGGAAAATTCTCGGCCCGGAGGCTTGCGTCTTCGAGGCGTCAATCACCGGGCAGAACGAGACCGGGACGCCTAAGGTCATCTTTGACTTCTCCCGTCCCGAGGCGCTGGAACTCACGCTGGCCGCGTGCCGCCGGTTCGGCTGCGCCCTCGTTTTGGGGACGACCGGCCTGAGCGACGCCCAGCGCCGTCAGGCCGCCGAGCTGGCAAAGACCGCCGCGGTGGTGCAGAGCGCCAACTTCTCCTTGGGCATCGCCGTCCTGTCAATGATCTTGGCCGACTACGGGCCGCTGCTGTCCGACTGGGACTGCGAGATCGTCGAGGCGCACCACAAGGCCAAAAAGGACGCGCCCAGCGGCACAGCGCTGGCGCTGAAGAAAGCTCTTGGCCGCGACGCGGTCACCCACTCGCTTCGGGTGGGCGGCGTCCCGGGAGATCACATCTGCGTCTTGGCTAGCGAGCAGGAAGTCCTCACCCTGAGCCATCGGGCCATTGCCCGAAGCGTCTTTGCCGCCGGGGCTGTCCGGGCCGGCCGGTTCGCCGCGTCCGCTCGGCCGGGGCTTTACAGCTTTATCGACGTGCTTCAGACGGAGCGGGAGCGGAACTCATGA
- the dapD gene encoding 2,3,4,5-tetrahydropyridine-2,6-dicarboxylate N-acetyltransferase: MNTEDVIRLIQTSKKRTPVRAFVSGRLKGIDWGDLKFVGSSEFGTVSGDLAELRRVLGANEDRIESADFEVAARNSAVPLADLSQYEARIEPGAVIRDMVEIGRGAVIMMGAVLNIGASVGPGTMIDMNAVLGGRAVVGANCHVGAGAVLAGVVEPASAKPVTVGDNVLIGANAVVLEGVSVGRGAVVAAGAIVTSDVPEGVVVAGCPARVIKKVDGKTESKTALVEALRQL; this comes from the coding sequence ATGAACACCGAAGACGTGATTCGTCTCATTCAGACGTCCAAAAAGCGGACGCCCGTTCGGGCGTTCGTCTCCGGCAGGTTGAAGGGGATCGACTGGGGGGACCTGAAGTTCGTCGGGTCTTCCGAGTTCGGCACGGTCTCCGGCGACTTGGCCGAGCTTCGCCGCGTTCTTGGCGCGAACGAAGACCGAATTGAATCGGCCGATTTTGAGGTGGCCGCTAGGAACTCGGCCGTCCCGTTGGCCGACCTAAGCCAATACGAGGCTCGAATTGAGCCGGGCGCGGTGATCCGCGACATGGTCGAGATCGGCCGCGGCGCGGTGATCATGATGGGCGCGGTCCTCAACATCGGCGCGTCCGTCGGGCCGGGAACGATGATCGACATGAACGCCGTCCTAGGCGGCCGGGCCGTCGTGGGGGCGAACTGCCACGTCGGCGCCGGCGCTGTACTGGCCGGCGTGGTGGAGCCCGCCTCGGCCAAACCGGTAACTGTGGGCGACAACGTGCTGATCGGCGCCAACGCGGTCGTCCTCGAGGGCGTATCCGTCGGGCGCGGCGCCGTCGTGGCCGCCGGGGCGATCGTCACGTCGGACGTGCCGGAAGGCGTCGTCGTCGCCGGCTGTCCGGCCCGAGTCATCAAAAAAGTTGACGGCAAAACCGAATCGAAGACAGCGCTGGTCGAGGCGCTGAGGCAGCTATGA
- a CDS encoding cobyrinate a,c-diamide synthase, with the protein MTGRLLIAAPFSGTGKTTAVMALLAALARRGVTAQPFKSGPDFIDPRLHELAMSRRSHNLDIWLLGADAVRALVARSCQDADLGIIEGAMGLYDGLGSTDRLSAAQLARETETPVVLLVPSRGISRSAAALVKGFVSFWNPPVVRGIIFTRTGGPSHAELLKKACSDCGVPALGYLPELPDCRLKDGQLGLVCPDASASRALIGRLAEAAQECIDWPALLSVAQTARPLAEAGPAFRPSPVPLRIGLARDEAFDADYPAALTELERAGVSWVPFSPMNDARLPDDLNGLWIRGGGTFDPISKVSANRSLAADLSSRVRAGLPLWAEGLGAACLAENARTDGQLLPLWGVLPGTVYRTDRRAGFGYVTLEMDGRTVPAHEYRYWEWEEPQANVWAVKASNGSRWPGGFVREGLVALFGHTHPLGASLMVEDFLRTCAAFR; encoded by the coding sequence TTGACCGGCCGCCTGCTGATCGCCGCGCCCTTCTCCGGGACCGGCAAGACAACCGCCGTCATGGCCCTGCTTGCGGCGCTGGCCCGCCGCGGCGTTACGGCTCAGCCGTTCAAGTCCGGCCCGGACTTCATCGACCCGCGGCTTCACGAGCTGGCGATGTCCCGGCGGAGCCATAACCTAGACATTTGGCTGCTGGGCGCGGACGCCGTTCGGGCGCTCGTCGCCCGGAGTTGTCAGGACGCCGACCTTGGAATCATCGAAGGCGCCATGGGCCTGTACGACGGCCTCGGCTCGACCGACCGGCTCAGCGCCGCCCAACTGGCCCGCGAAACCGAAACGCCGGTCGTCCTGCTCGTGCCGTCTCGGGGAATCAGCCGATCGGCCGCCGCGCTGGTGAAAGGGTTCGTCTCGTTCTGGAATCCGCCGGTCGTTCGCGGCATCATCTTCACCCGAACCGGCGGCCCGTCTCACGCCGAGCTGCTGAAAAAAGCGTGCTCCGACTGCGGCGTGCCTGCCCTAGGATATCTGCCGGAACTGCCCGACTGCCGGCTCAAAGACGGGCAGCTCGGGCTCGTCTGTCCCGACGCTTCCGCTTCACGCGCCCTGATCGGGCGGCTTGCCGAAGCGGCGCAGGAGTGTATCGACTGGCCGGCGCTGCTTTCGGTTGCCCAGACGGCCCGACCGCTCGCGGAAGCCGGCCCGGCCTTTCGGCCGAGCCCCGTTCCCCTTCGGATCGGGCTGGCCCGCGACGAAGCGTTTGACGCCGATTACCCCGCCGCGTTGACCGAACTGGAACGGGCCGGCGTGAGTTGGGTCCCGTTCTCCCCGATGAACGACGCCCGCCTGCCCGACGATTTAAACGGCCTGTGGATTCGCGGCGGCGGAACGTTTGACCCTATCAGCAAAGTCAGCGCCAACCGCTCATTGGCCGCCGACCTGTCGAGCCGAGTGCGGGCCGGCCTACCGCTGTGGGCCGAAGGGCTGGGCGCGGCCTGTTTGGCCGAAAACGCTAGGACTGACGGCCAGCTGCTCCCGCTGTGGGGGGTCCTGCCCGGGACGGTCTATCGGACCGACCGTCGCGCCGGGTTTGGGTACGTCACGTTGGAGATGGACGGGCGGACGGTCCCGGCCCACGAGTATCGATACTGGGAGTGGGAGGAGCCGCAGGCCAACGTCTGGGCCGTCAAAGCGTCGAACGGCTCCCGCTGGCCCGGCGGGTTCGTCCGGGAAGGGCTCGTCGCCCTTTTCGGGCACACGCACCCGCTCGGCGCGTCCCTCATGGTCGAAGACTTCCTTCGGACCTGCGCCGCGTTCCGCTGA
- the dapA gene encoding 4-hydroxy-tetrahydrodipicolinate synthase: MFRGTGTALVTPFKDGAIDYPCWEKLIERQIEGGVEALIVLGTTGQAATLSRPERDEAVRFALSRVSGRVPVIIGTGTNCTASTIELSQSALELGADGILVVTPFYNKPTQDGLFEHFAAVARAARGKIILYNVPGRTGCNMSPATVLRLATIENIVGVKEASGNQFACDDLIRRLRVVRPDFKVFSGNDDQAFHLVCSGGDGVISVLSNLMPRETSDMIRAALAGRLEEARDMHLKLLPLMKDLFVESNPIPVTYTLARLGLCKNELRLPLVPAAKASEMLLDADLAEQDLLS, encoded by the coding sequence ATGTTTCGAGGAACTGGAACGGCGCTCGTGACGCCGTTTAAAGACGGAGCGATCGATTACCCGTGCTGGGAAAAACTCATCGAGCGGCAGATCGAAGGCGGCGTGGAAGCGTTGATCGTTCTGGGAACGACCGGCCAGGCGGCGACTCTGTCCCGGCCGGAGCGGGACGAGGCGGTTCGGTTCGCCCTGTCGCGGGTCAGCGGGCGCGTGCCGGTCATCATCGGCACTGGGACAAACTGCACCGCCTCGACGATTGAACTGTCCCAATCGGCGCTGGAACTTGGCGCCGACGGGATCTTGGTCGTCACGCCGTTTTACAACAAGCCGACGCAGGACGGCCTGTTCGAGCACTTCGCCGCGGTGGCCCGGGCCGCCCGGGGAAAAATAATCCTTTACAACGTGCCGGGCCGGACCGGGTGCAACATGAGCCCAGCCACGGTGCTCCGCTTGGCGACGATAGAGAACATCGTCGGCGTCAAAGAGGCCAGCGGGAACCAGTTCGCCTGTGACGACCTGATCCGCCGGCTTCGGGTCGTCCGCCCCGATTTCAAAGTCTTCTCGGGCAACGACGATCAGGCGTTTCATCTGGTCTGCTCGGGCGGCGACGGGGTCATTTCGGTTCTGTCCAACCTCATGCCCCGCGAGACGAGCGACATGATCCGCGCCGCGTTGGCCGGCCGGCTGGAAGAGGCTCGGGACATGCACCTCAAGCTGCTGCCCCTGATGAAGGACCTGTTCGTGGAAAGCAACCCCATTCCGGTCACCTACACCTTGGCCCGGCTGGGGCTGTGCAAAAACGAGCTGCGCCTGCCGCTGGTGCCGGCCGCGAAGGCGTCGGAAATGCTGTTGGACGCCGATTTGGCTGAACAGGATCTGCTGTCGTGA
- a CDS encoding HAD family hydrolase — protein MVPQLALDEFEGYILDWDGVIAETSLNFQPIRDRFFGGRHASLLEEMALLDEPERSQCREAIEAEELRGACAAQIVPGASDLLGWLVRQGKKYAVLSRNSRSSLDRSAANIGVTLPPVTVTREAPHVKPDPRALWDVCDLLDVRSQDCLVVGDYVYELLAARRACMRAALVQKNGPWASWADAVYPRLTDFVRALGERETFVPWEYHGAEVGSEFVRAGDLTSLEGWLSLERAAASGAREVRVPVGLLAEPMWRACPGLPAGLAGLSVKDAVQLWLGGRWPLLSVTEEQNDD, from the coding sequence ATGGTTCCCCAACTGGCGCTGGATGAATTTGAAGGGTACATCTTGGACTGGGACGGCGTGATCGCCGAGACGAGCCTGAACTTTCAGCCGATACGGGATCGGTTCTTCGGCGGCCGGCACGCGTCCCTGCTGGAAGAAATGGCCCTGCTTGACGAGCCCGAGCGCTCCCAGTGCCGGGAAGCCATCGAAGCCGAGGAGCTTCGCGGCGCCTGCGCCGCCCAGATTGTCCCCGGCGCGTCGGACCTTCTGGGCTGGCTCGTTCGGCAGGGGAAGAAATACGCCGTGCTGAGCCGCAACAGCCGGTCGTCTCTGGACCGCTCAGCGGCGAACATCGGCGTGACCCTGCCGCCGGTGACGGTCACCCGCGAGGCGCCGCACGTCAAGCCCGACCCTCGGGCCCTGTGGGACGTGTGCGACCTGCTGGACGTGCGGTCTCAAGACTGTTTGGTCGTCGGCGATTACGTGTACGAGCTGTTGGCGGCGCGCCGGGCCTGCATGAGGGCCGCGCTCGTCCAAAAGAACGGCCCGTGGGCCTCGTGGGCCGACGCGGTCTATCCGCGGCTGACCGATTTCGTTCGCGCGCTCGGCGAGAGGGAAACGTTTGTGCCGTGGGAATATCACGGCGCAGAGGTCGGTTCCGAGTTCGTCCGAGCCGGCGACCTGACGTCGCTGGAAGGCTGGCTGAGCCTTGAACGGGCGGCGGCTTCCGGCGCCAGAGAAGTGCGCGTGCCCGTCGGGCTTCTGGCTGAGCCGATGTGGCGGGCCTGCCCGGGCCTGCCTGCCGGGCTCGCCGGCCTGTCGGTCAAGGACGCGGTTCAACTGTGGCTCGGCGGCCGCTGGCCGCTTTTGTCCGTGACGGAGGAGCAAAACGATGACTGA
- a CDS encoding aspartate-semialdehyde dehydrogenase, whose translation MRIAVVGATGEVGREMLRQLELQDVRGEVRAFASARSAGKKLPWRGGELTVELLDEAWPFDGVFDYVLLAAGGELSKRFAPRAAAAKATVIDNSSAWRGDPAVPLVVPEVNGGLLQGYRGIVANPNCSTIQLVLSLSEVYRRWGIKEIVVSTYQAVSGAGHRGIEELLAQEKGATEHKKFPAQIWRNVIPQIGGEGKDGFCEEEVKMIVEPRKIFGDGSIECWPTTVRVPVMYGHSESVFCRTARPFENLEEVREAMRQSPNVVWEDGLLTPLTHAPESDATFVGRLRSCGAGAFSFWNVANNIRVGAATNAVRILRRHAELNGAAK comes from the coding sequence ATGAGAATTGCCGTCGTCGGTGCAACTGGTGAAGTCGGACGGGAGATGCTCCGTCAGCTGGAGCTTCAGGACGTTCGCGGGGAGGTGCGGGCTTTCGCTTCCGCGCGCAGCGCCGGAAAGAAGCTGCCGTGGCGCGGCGGAGAGCTGACCGTTGAGCTTTTGGACGAGGCGTGGCCGTTTGACGGCGTCTTCGACTACGTCCTGTTGGCGGCTGGCGGCGAGCTGTCCAAGCGGTTCGCGCCCCGGGCGGCCGCGGCCAAAGCGACGGTGATTGACAACAGTTCGGCGTGGCGGGGCGACCCGGCCGTACCGCTCGTCGTGCCGGAGGTGAACGGCGGTCTGCTCCAGGGCTACCGGGGCATTGTGGCTAACCCGAACTGCTCGACGATTCAGCTGGTGCTGTCGCTGTCGGAAGTTTACCGCCGCTGGGGCATTAAAGAAATCGTCGTGAGTACCTATCAGGCGGTCAGCGGCGCGGGCCATCGGGGCATTGAGGAGCTCCTCGCCCAAGAGAAGGGGGCGACGGAGCACAAGAAGTTCCCGGCTCAGATTTGGCGGAACGTCATTCCGCAGATCGGCGGCGAAGGGAAGGACGGCTTCTGCGAGGAAGAGGTCAAGATGATCGTCGAGCCGCGAAAGATTTTCGGCGACGGGTCGATAGAGTGCTGGCCGACGACCGTTCGCGTGCCGGTGATGTACGGGCACAGCGAGTCTGTCTTCTGCCGCACGGCCCGGCCGTTTGAGAATCTGGAAGAGGTTCGGGAGGCCATGCGCCAGTCGCCGAACGTGGTCTGGGAAGACGGCCTTCTCACGCCTCTGACCCACGCGCCGGAGAGCGACGCCACGTTCGTCGGGCGCCTTCGGAGCTGCGGCGCCGGGGCCTTCTCGTTCTGGAACGTAGCCAACAACATTCGCGTCGGCGCAGCGACCAACGCGGTGCGGATTTTAAGGCGGCACGCCGAGTTGAACGGCGCGGCCAAATAG
- a CDS encoding GntR family transcriptional regulator, protein MDNPFRPAKTLDLRQVVYEKIKAAIVSGHLAPGEKLSEVDLASKLAVSRTPVREAIRQLVKTGLVTLTPRKGAYVTCPTAEDAEQLYALREDLERFAVQLVARRTPRGELEKFRAQFAGMNDSTTKDEYLQADYLFHQFLYESSGNRFLQEVLSDLVDQINLYRPYSLIDQRTILELAQEHIQVIDALLNGDGDRASRAMGDHIQHNSEALESALTRA, encoded by the coding sequence ATGGATAATCCTTTCCGTCCAGCCAAGACTCTTGACCTGCGTCAGGTAGTGTACGAGAAGATCAAGGCCGCCATCGTCAGCGGGCACCTCGCCCCGGGCGAGAAACTTTCCGAAGTCGATTTGGCTTCCAAGCTGGCGGTTTCGCGCACGCCTGTCCGCGAGGCGATTCGCCAGCTGGTGAAAACCGGCCTCGTGACGCTCACGCCCCGCAAAGGCGCCTACGTGACCTGCCCGACCGCCGAGGACGCCGAGCAGCTTTACGCCCTGCGGGAAGACTTGGAGCGGTTTGCCGTGCAGCTGGTGGCGCGCCGGACGCCCCGAGGGGAGCTTGAAAAGTTCCGCGCCCAGTTTGCCGGCATGAACGACAGCACGACAAAAGACGAGTACCTGCAGGCCGACTACCTGTTCCACCAGTTCCTCTACGAGAGTTCGGGCAATCGGTTTCTTCAGGAGGTCCTCAGCGACCTTGTCGATCAGATCAACCTGTACCGGCCCTATTCGCTGATCGATCAGCGGACGATTCTCGAGCTGGCGCAGGAACATATCCAAGTCATCGACGCGCTGTTGAACGGCGACGGGGATCGAGCTTCCCGGGCTATGGGCGACCATATCCAGCACAACTCGGAGGCCCTTGAGTCCGCCTTGACCAGGGCATGA